The genomic stretch ACATACAATTAGATTCTTTACAATCATTGTATATTTCAGATGCTAAAAATTTAGAACGTATGGATGCGTTTTCTGAAAATATAGCTATTGAGCGACTTTTTATTCAAGGAACACCAAATTTGATTCGGTTTCCAAAATTCGCCAAAAATAATAGGATTAAAGAGTTGAAAGTTGATCACGGAATTACATTTAGAAAAAATTACGGCACCAATTATTTGAAAGCGATTAAGCATTTATCCAGACTTAATAAGTTAACGTTGGCAAATATTTATAGTATTACCGAAGTTCCTTCATATCTTCCTGTATCAATTCAATATTTGGAAATTAATAGTTGGGCACTTCACAATCGAACTACAAAAATTACAAATCTTCGCCATTTAAATAAGTTAAAAAATTTAGAAGAACTGAGGTTATACGCTATTGAATTGGATAGTGTGGAAACTACTTTTCCGAACCTTTCTTTAAAAGGATTATATCTTGATAGAGTTCAAAATTTAAAAGATGTTTCTTGGGTATTTACTTTTGATGCTATTGAACACCTTCGCATTCGAAATTGTAATGATTTGTATGTAATAGAAGGTAATTTAGAGAATGATAACATTTCGGAAATAGATATCAATAAAGCTAACAATTTGACTTCAATAGATTTTTTGTTTAAGCTTACTAATTTGAAGTTTTTGGAAGTGCGAAATTGTTCAAAATTGATAGTGCCATCTACGGATGTGATGTATAAAATTCCGCATATTATGATGGCAGGAACTAAGTATCATTTTTATAGAGAAAATTACATTTGGGAATTGATTGAATATTATGATTAATTTATTTTTAAAATTAAAGCATAAAAAAACCGCCAAGTAGCGGTTTTTTTATGAAATATAGTAAGTGTTAGTTACTGAATTCCTAATTCTTTCTTTACAGAAGCCATT from Kordia antarctica encodes the following:
- a CDS encoding disease resistance family protein; amino-acid sequence: MMKRYVLITVLLCVGTILNAQPGPRYENLNDGIFDVIIIDSTTNLSRVALLKDMRNLNLIIQLPKIPVEFKNFVHTESLTITIANDLSDLVYFPNLKSLSIHSYLGKEISPNNIQLDSLQSLYISDAKNLERMDAFSENIAIERLFIQGTPNLIRFPKFAKNNRIKELKVDHGITFRKNYGTNYLKAIKHLSRLNKLTLANIYSITEVPSYLPVSIQYLEINSWALHNRTTKITNLRHLNKLKNLEELRLYAIELDSVETTFPNLSLKGLYLDRVQNLKDVSWVFTFDAIEHLRIRNCNDLYVIEGNLENDNISEIDINKANNLTSIDFLFKLTNLKFLEVRNCSKLIVPSTDVMYKIPHIMMAGTKYHFYRENYIWELIEYYD